A region from the Benincasa hispida cultivar B227 chromosome 10, ASM972705v1, whole genome shotgun sequence genome encodes:
- the LOC120088267 gene encoding ribulose bisphosphate carboxylase/oxygenase activase, chloroplastic isoform X4 yields the protein MAATVSTVGAVNRTTLNNSNYGGLVPNSAFLGSRLKASSRFTTSKMVIGNFKIVAEHDEEKQTEKDKWRGLAFDTSDDQQDITRGKGLADPLFQAPMGTGTHNAVMSSYEYISAGLREYNFDNSVDGFYIAPAFMDKLMVHIVKNFLNLPNIKVPLILGIWGGKGQGKSFQCELVFAKMGINPIMMSAGELESGNAGEPAKLLRQRYREAADIIKKGKMCCLFINDLDAGAGRLGGTTQYTVNNQMVNATLMNIADNPTNVQLPGMYNKEENPRVPIIVTGNDFSTLYAPLIRDGRMDKFYWAPTREDRIGICTGIFRTDDVPIEDIVKLVDTFPGQSIDFFGALRARVYDDEVRKWAVGVGVESIGRNLVNSKEGPPTFDQPKMTLEKLLEYGNMLIMEQENVKRVKLADKYLNEAALGDANVDVVQFETSQEAALEVANEDVVQSETSNEVALEDANEDVESGTPNAALENANEDTVEALIDTNEEVVQPETSYVPLGNTNEDAVQSKTSNEVAVDDATEDVVQAGTSESALVDANEDVVQSGTSNETATIDANKDVVVQSGTSYESMGEEERNKLISLFLKAVQIHLLKTMSQQPDSTTKASSIDS from the exons ATGGCTGCCACGGTTTCAACCGTTGGAGCTGTTAATAGAACAACG TTAAACAACAGTAACTATGGAGGTTTAGTTCCAAACTCTGCGTTTTTGGGCAGCAGGTTGAAGGCCAGTTCCAGATTCACCACCTCAAAAATGGTGATTGGAAACTTCAAGATTGTTGCCGAGCATGATGAGGAGAAGCAGACCGAGAAGGACAAATGGCGAGGCCTTGCTTTTGATACTTCTGATGACCAGCAAGACATTACCAGAGGGAAGGGATTGGCGGATCCTCTTTTCCAAGCTCCCATGGGGACAGGAACTCACAATGCTGTTATGAGTTCATATGAATACATTAGTGCTGGACTTCGAGA ATACAACTTCGACAATAGTGTGGATGGATTTTACATAGCTCCAGCTTTTATGGACAAACTTATGGTTCACATTGTTAAGAACTTCCTGAACCTTCCAAACATTAAG GTTCCTCTCATTCTGGGTATTTGGGGAGGTAAAGGTCAAGGAAAGTCTTTCCAGTGTGAACTTGTATTTGCCAAGATGGGAATCAA CCCTATTATGATGAGTGCTGGGGAATTAGAAAGTGGGAATGCAGGAGAGCCAGCAAAGTTGCTCAGGCAAAGATACAGAGAGGCGGCTGATATCATCAAGAAAGGGAAAATGTGTTGTCTTTTTATCAACGATCTTGATGCTGGAGCTGGAAGGCTTGGTGGGACTACCCAGTACACAGTGAATAACCAGATGGTAAATGCTACTCTTATGAACATTGCTGACAACCCAACCAATGTGCAGTTACCAGGCATGTATAACAAAGAAGAAAATCCCAGAGTTCCCATCATAGTAACTGGTAATGACTTCTCAACGTTATATGCGCCCCTCATTCGTGATGGTCGCATGGATAAGTTTTATTGGGCTCCGACTCGTGAAGATCGTATTGGTATTTGCACTGGAATCTTTAGGACTGATGATGTGCCTATCGAGGACATTGTCAAACTTGTTGACACCTTCCCAGGGCAGTCGATAG ACTTCTTTGGTGCTTTGAGAGCTCGAGTTTATGATGATGAAGTGAGAAAGTGGGCTGTAGGCGTTGGCGTTGAGAGCATTGGAAGAAATCTTGTTAACTCCAAGGAAGGTCCCCCAACTTTTGACCAACCAAAGATGACACTAGAAAAGCTTCTCGAATATGGCAACATGCTCATCATGGAACAGGAGAACGTGAAGAGAGTTAAATTGGCTGACAAGTATCTGAACGAAGCTGCTCTTGGAGATGCAAATGTGGATGTTGTTCAGTTTGAGACTTCTCAGG aAGCTGCCCTCGAAGTTGCAAATGAAGATGTTGTTCAGTCAGAGACTTCTAACG AAGTTGCTCTTGAAGATGCAAATGAGGATGTTGAGTCAGGAACTCCAAATG CAGCTCTTGAAAATGCCAACGAAGATACTGTTGAGGCTCTTATAGATACAAATGAGGAAGTTGTTCAGCCAGAAACATCTTATG TTCCTCTTGGAAATACAAATGAGGATGCTGTTCAGTCAAAAACTTCTAATG AAGTTGCTGTCGACGATGCAACTGAGGATGTTGTTCAGGCAGGAACTTCTG aATCGGCTCTTGTAGATGCAAATGAGGATGTCGTTCAGTCAGGAACATCTAATG aaACTGCTACTATAGATGCAAATAAGGATGTTGTTGTTCAATCAGGAACTTCTTATG aaTCTATGGGGGAAGAGGAACGCAACAAGTTAATATCACTGTTCCTGAAGGCTGTGCAGATTCATCTACTAAAAACTATGTCCCAACAGCCAGATTCAACAACAAAAGCTTCCAGCATTGACTCTTAG
- the LOC120088267 gene encoding ribulose bisphosphate carboxylase/oxygenase activase, chloroplastic isoform X18, producing MAATVSTVGAVNRTTLNNSNYGGLVPNSAFLGSRLKASSRFTTSKMVIGNFKIVAEHDEEKQTEKDKWRGLAFDTSDDQQDITRGKGLADPLFQAPMGTGTHNAVMSSYEYISAGLREYNFDNSVDGFYIAPAFMDKLMVHIVKNFLNLPNIKVPLILGIWGGKGQGKSFQCELVFAKMGINPIMMSAGELESGNAGEPAKLLRQRYREAADIIKKGKMCCLFINDLDAGAGRLGGTTQYTVNNQMVNATLMNIADNPTNVQLPGMYNKEENPRVPIIVTGNDFSTLYAPLIRDGRMDKFYWAPTREDRIGICTGIFRTDDVPIEDIVKLVDTFPGQSIDFFGALRARVYDDEVRKWAVGVGVESIGRNLVNSKEGPPTFDQPKMTLEKLLEYGNMLIMEQENVKRVKLADKYLNEAALGDANVDVVQFETSQEAALEVANEDVVQSETSNEVALEDANEDVESGTPNDTVEALIDTNEEVVQPETSYEVPLGNTNEDAVQSKTSNEVAVDDATEDVVQAGTSESALVDANEDVVQSGTSNETATIDANKDVVVQSGTSYESMGEEERNKLISLFLKAVQIHLLKTMSQQPDSTTKASSIDS from the exons ATGGCTGCCACGGTTTCAACCGTTGGAGCTGTTAATAGAACAACG TTAAACAACAGTAACTATGGAGGTTTAGTTCCAAACTCTGCGTTTTTGGGCAGCAGGTTGAAGGCCAGTTCCAGATTCACCACCTCAAAAATGGTGATTGGAAACTTCAAGATTGTTGCCGAGCATGATGAGGAGAAGCAGACCGAGAAGGACAAATGGCGAGGCCTTGCTTTTGATACTTCTGATGACCAGCAAGACATTACCAGAGGGAAGGGATTGGCGGATCCTCTTTTCCAAGCTCCCATGGGGACAGGAACTCACAATGCTGTTATGAGTTCATATGAATACATTAGTGCTGGACTTCGAGA ATACAACTTCGACAATAGTGTGGATGGATTTTACATAGCTCCAGCTTTTATGGACAAACTTATGGTTCACATTGTTAAGAACTTCCTGAACCTTCCAAACATTAAG GTTCCTCTCATTCTGGGTATTTGGGGAGGTAAAGGTCAAGGAAAGTCTTTCCAGTGTGAACTTGTATTTGCCAAGATGGGAATCAA CCCTATTATGATGAGTGCTGGGGAATTAGAAAGTGGGAATGCAGGAGAGCCAGCAAAGTTGCTCAGGCAAAGATACAGAGAGGCGGCTGATATCATCAAGAAAGGGAAAATGTGTTGTCTTTTTATCAACGATCTTGATGCTGGAGCTGGAAGGCTTGGTGGGACTACCCAGTACACAGTGAATAACCAGATGGTAAATGCTACTCTTATGAACATTGCTGACAACCCAACCAATGTGCAGTTACCAGGCATGTATAACAAAGAAGAAAATCCCAGAGTTCCCATCATAGTAACTGGTAATGACTTCTCAACGTTATATGCGCCCCTCATTCGTGATGGTCGCATGGATAAGTTTTATTGGGCTCCGACTCGTGAAGATCGTATTGGTATTTGCACTGGAATCTTTAGGACTGATGATGTGCCTATCGAGGACATTGTCAAACTTGTTGACACCTTCCCAGGGCAGTCGATAG ACTTCTTTGGTGCTTTGAGAGCTCGAGTTTATGATGATGAAGTGAGAAAGTGGGCTGTAGGCGTTGGCGTTGAGAGCATTGGAAGAAATCTTGTTAACTCCAAGGAAGGTCCCCCAACTTTTGACCAACCAAAGATGACACTAGAAAAGCTTCTCGAATATGGCAACATGCTCATCATGGAACAGGAGAACGTGAAGAGAGTTAAATTGGCTGACAAGTATCTGAACGAAGCTGCTCTTGGAGATGCAAATGTGGATGTTGTTCAGTTTGAGACTTCTCAGG aAGCTGCCCTCGAAGTTGCAAATGAAGATGTTGTTCAGTCAGAGACTTCTAACG AAGTTGCTCTTGAAGATGCAAATGAGGATGTTGAGTCAGGAACTCCAAATG ATACTGTTGAGGCTCTTATAGATACAAATGAGGAAGTTGTTCAGCCAGAAACATCTTATG AAGTTCCTCTTGGAAATACAAATGAGGATGCTGTTCAGTCAAAAACTTCTAATG AAGTTGCTGTCGACGATGCAACTGAGGATGTTGTTCAGGCAGGAACTTCTG aATCGGCTCTTGTAGATGCAAATGAGGATGTCGTTCAGTCAGGAACATCTAATG aaACTGCTACTATAGATGCAAATAAGGATGTTGTTGTTCAATCAGGAACTTCTTATG aaTCTATGGGGGAAGAGGAACGCAACAAGTTAATATCACTGTTCCTGAAGGCTGTGCAGATTCATCTACTAAAAACTATGTCCCAACAGCCAGATTCAACAACAAAAGCTTCCAGCATTGACTCTTAG
- the LOC120088267 gene encoding ribulose bisphosphate carboxylase/oxygenase activase, chloroplastic isoform X5, with amino-acid sequence MAATVSTVGAVNRTTLNNSNYGGLVPNSAFLGSRLKASSRFTTSKMVIGNFKIVAEHDEEKQTEKDKWRGLAFDTSDDQQDITRGKGLADPLFQAPMGTGTHNAVMSSYEYISAGLREYNFDNSVDGFYIAPAFMDKLMVHIVKNFLNLPNIKVPLILGIWGGKGQGKSFQCELVFAKMGINPIMMSAGELESGNAGEPAKLLRQRYREAADIIKKGKMCCLFINDLDAGAGRLGGTTQYTVNNQMVNATLMNIADNPTNVQLPGMYNKEENPRVPIIVTGNDFSTLYAPLIRDGRMDKFYWAPTREDRIGICTGIFRTDDVPIEDIVKLVDTFPGQSIDFFGALRARVYDDEVRKWAVGVGVESIGRNLVNSKEGPPTFDQPKMTLEKLLEYGNMLIMEQENVKRVKLADKYLNEAALGDANVDVVQFETSQAALEVANEDVVQSETSNEVALEDANEDVESGTPNAALENANEDTVEALIDTNEEVVQPETSYEVPLGNTNEDAVQSKTSNEVAVDDATEDVVQAGTSESALVDANEDVVQSGTSNETATIDANKDVVVQSGTSYESMGEEERNKLISLFLKAVQIHLLKTMSQQPDSTTKASSIDS; translated from the exons ATGGCTGCCACGGTTTCAACCGTTGGAGCTGTTAATAGAACAACG TTAAACAACAGTAACTATGGAGGTTTAGTTCCAAACTCTGCGTTTTTGGGCAGCAGGTTGAAGGCCAGTTCCAGATTCACCACCTCAAAAATGGTGATTGGAAACTTCAAGATTGTTGCCGAGCATGATGAGGAGAAGCAGACCGAGAAGGACAAATGGCGAGGCCTTGCTTTTGATACTTCTGATGACCAGCAAGACATTACCAGAGGGAAGGGATTGGCGGATCCTCTTTTCCAAGCTCCCATGGGGACAGGAACTCACAATGCTGTTATGAGTTCATATGAATACATTAGTGCTGGACTTCGAGA ATACAACTTCGACAATAGTGTGGATGGATTTTACATAGCTCCAGCTTTTATGGACAAACTTATGGTTCACATTGTTAAGAACTTCCTGAACCTTCCAAACATTAAG GTTCCTCTCATTCTGGGTATTTGGGGAGGTAAAGGTCAAGGAAAGTCTTTCCAGTGTGAACTTGTATTTGCCAAGATGGGAATCAA CCCTATTATGATGAGTGCTGGGGAATTAGAAAGTGGGAATGCAGGAGAGCCAGCAAAGTTGCTCAGGCAAAGATACAGAGAGGCGGCTGATATCATCAAGAAAGGGAAAATGTGTTGTCTTTTTATCAACGATCTTGATGCTGGAGCTGGAAGGCTTGGTGGGACTACCCAGTACACAGTGAATAACCAGATGGTAAATGCTACTCTTATGAACATTGCTGACAACCCAACCAATGTGCAGTTACCAGGCATGTATAACAAAGAAGAAAATCCCAGAGTTCCCATCATAGTAACTGGTAATGACTTCTCAACGTTATATGCGCCCCTCATTCGTGATGGTCGCATGGATAAGTTTTATTGGGCTCCGACTCGTGAAGATCGTATTGGTATTTGCACTGGAATCTTTAGGACTGATGATGTGCCTATCGAGGACATTGTCAAACTTGTTGACACCTTCCCAGGGCAGTCGATAG ACTTCTTTGGTGCTTTGAGAGCTCGAGTTTATGATGATGAAGTGAGAAAGTGGGCTGTAGGCGTTGGCGTTGAGAGCATTGGAAGAAATCTTGTTAACTCCAAGGAAGGTCCCCCAACTTTTGACCAACCAAAGATGACACTAGAAAAGCTTCTCGAATATGGCAACATGCTCATCATGGAACAGGAGAACGTGAAGAGAGTTAAATTGGCTGACAAGTATCTGAACGAAGCTGCTCTTGGAGATGCAAATGTGGATGTTGTTCAGTTTGAGACTTCTCAGG CTGCCCTCGAAGTTGCAAATGAAGATGTTGTTCAGTCAGAGACTTCTAACG AAGTTGCTCTTGAAGATGCAAATGAGGATGTTGAGTCAGGAACTCCAAATG CAGCTCTTGAAAATGCCAACGAAGATACTGTTGAGGCTCTTATAGATACAAATGAGGAAGTTGTTCAGCCAGAAACATCTTATG AAGTTCCTCTTGGAAATACAAATGAGGATGCTGTTCAGTCAAAAACTTCTAATG AAGTTGCTGTCGACGATGCAACTGAGGATGTTGTTCAGGCAGGAACTTCTG aATCGGCTCTTGTAGATGCAAATGAGGATGTCGTTCAGTCAGGAACATCTAATG aaACTGCTACTATAGATGCAAATAAGGATGTTGTTGTTCAATCAGGAACTTCTTATG aaTCTATGGGGGAAGAGGAACGCAACAAGTTAATATCACTGTTCCTGAAGGCTGTGCAGATTCATCTACTAAAAACTATGTCCCAACAGCCAGATTCAACAACAAAAGCTTCCAGCATTGACTCTTAG
- the LOC120088267 gene encoding ribulose bisphosphate carboxylase/oxygenase activase, chloroplastic isoform X11, which produces MAATVSTVGAVNRTTLNNSNYGGLVPNSAFLGSRLKASSRFTTSKMVIGNFKIVAEHDEEKQTEKDKWRGLAFDTSDDQQDITRGKGLADPLFQAPMGTGTHNAVMSSYEYISAGLREYNFDNSVDGFYIAPAFMDKLMVHIVKNFLNLPNIKVPLILGIWGGKGQGKSFQCELVFAKMGINPIMMSAGELESGNAGEPAKLLRQRYREAADIIKKGKMCCLFINDLDAGAGRLGGTTQYTVNNQMVNATLMNIADNPTNVQLPGMYNKEENPRVPIIVTGNDFSTLYAPLIRDGRMDKFYWAPTREDRIGICTGIFRTDDVPIEDIVKLVDTFPGQSIDFFGALRARVYDDEVRKWAVGVGVESIGRNLVNSKEGPPTFDQPKMTLEKLLEYGNMLIMEQENVKRVKLADKYLNEAALGDANVDVVQFETSQEAALEVANEDVVQSETSNEVALEDANEDVESGTPNAALENANEDTVEALIDTNEEVVQPETSYVPLGNTNEDAVQSKTSNVAVDDATEDVVQAGTSESALVDANEDVVQSGTSNETATIDANKDVVVQSGTSYESMGEEERNKLISLFLKAVQIHLLKTMSQQPDSTTKASSIDS; this is translated from the exons ATGGCTGCCACGGTTTCAACCGTTGGAGCTGTTAATAGAACAACG TTAAACAACAGTAACTATGGAGGTTTAGTTCCAAACTCTGCGTTTTTGGGCAGCAGGTTGAAGGCCAGTTCCAGATTCACCACCTCAAAAATGGTGATTGGAAACTTCAAGATTGTTGCCGAGCATGATGAGGAGAAGCAGACCGAGAAGGACAAATGGCGAGGCCTTGCTTTTGATACTTCTGATGACCAGCAAGACATTACCAGAGGGAAGGGATTGGCGGATCCTCTTTTCCAAGCTCCCATGGGGACAGGAACTCACAATGCTGTTATGAGTTCATATGAATACATTAGTGCTGGACTTCGAGA ATACAACTTCGACAATAGTGTGGATGGATTTTACATAGCTCCAGCTTTTATGGACAAACTTATGGTTCACATTGTTAAGAACTTCCTGAACCTTCCAAACATTAAG GTTCCTCTCATTCTGGGTATTTGGGGAGGTAAAGGTCAAGGAAAGTCTTTCCAGTGTGAACTTGTATTTGCCAAGATGGGAATCAA CCCTATTATGATGAGTGCTGGGGAATTAGAAAGTGGGAATGCAGGAGAGCCAGCAAAGTTGCTCAGGCAAAGATACAGAGAGGCGGCTGATATCATCAAGAAAGGGAAAATGTGTTGTCTTTTTATCAACGATCTTGATGCTGGAGCTGGAAGGCTTGGTGGGACTACCCAGTACACAGTGAATAACCAGATGGTAAATGCTACTCTTATGAACATTGCTGACAACCCAACCAATGTGCAGTTACCAGGCATGTATAACAAAGAAGAAAATCCCAGAGTTCCCATCATAGTAACTGGTAATGACTTCTCAACGTTATATGCGCCCCTCATTCGTGATGGTCGCATGGATAAGTTTTATTGGGCTCCGACTCGTGAAGATCGTATTGGTATTTGCACTGGAATCTTTAGGACTGATGATGTGCCTATCGAGGACATTGTCAAACTTGTTGACACCTTCCCAGGGCAGTCGATAG ACTTCTTTGGTGCTTTGAGAGCTCGAGTTTATGATGATGAAGTGAGAAAGTGGGCTGTAGGCGTTGGCGTTGAGAGCATTGGAAGAAATCTTGTTAACTCCAAGGAAGGTCCCCCAACTTTTGACCAACCAAAGATGACACTAGAAAAGCTTCTCGAATATGGCAACATGCTCATCATGGAACAGGAGAACGTGAAGAGAGTTAAATTGGCTGACAAGTATCTGAACGAAGCTGCTCTTGGAGATGCAAATGTGGATGTTGTTCAGTTTGAGACTTCTCAGG aAGCTGCCCTCGAAGTTGCAAATGAAGATGTTGTTCAGTCAGAGACTTCTAACG AAGTTGCTCTTGAAGATGCAAATGAGGATGTTGAGTCAGGAACTCCAAATG CAGCTCTTGAAAATGCCAACGAAGATACTGTTGAGGCTCTTATAGATACAAATGAGGAAGTTGTTCAGCCAGAAACATCTTATG TTCCTCTTGGAAATACAAATGAGGATGCTGTTCAGTCAAAAACTTCTAATG TTGCTGTCGACGATGCAACTGAGGATGTTGTTCAGGCAGGAACTTCTG aATCGGCTCTTGTAGATGCAAATGAGGATGTCGTTCAGTCAGGAACATCTAATG aaACTGCTACTATAGATGCAAATAAGGATGTTGTTGTTCAATCAGGAACTTCTTATG aaTCTATGGGGGAAGAGGAACGCAACAAGTTAATATCACTGTTCCTGAAGGCTGTGCAGATTCATCTACTAAAAACTATGTCCCAACAGCCAGATTCAACAACAAAAGCTTCCAGCATTGACTCTTAG
- the LOC120088267 gene encoding ribulose bisphosphate carboxylase/oxygenase activase, chloroplastic isoform X2, producing MAATVSTVGAVNRTTLNNSNYGGLVPNSAFLGSRLKASSRFTTSKMVIGNFKIVAEHDEEKQTEKDKWRGLAFDTSDDQQDITRGKGLADPLFQAPMGTGTHNAVMSSYEYISAGLREYNFDNSVDGFYIAPAFMDKLMVHIVKNFLNLPNIKVPLILGIWGGKGQGKSFQCELVFAKMGINPIMMSAGELESGNAGEPAKLLRQRYREAADIIKKGKMCCLFINDLDAGAGRLGGTTQYTVNNQMVNATLMNIADNPTNVQLPGMYNKEENPRVPIIVTGNDFSTLYAPLIRDGRMDKFYWAPTREDRIGICTGIFRTDDVPIEDIVKLVDTFPGQSIDFFGALRARVYDDEVRKWAVGVGVESIGRNLVNSKEGPPTFDQPKMTLEKLLEYGNMLIMEQENVKRVKLADKYLNEAALGDANVDVVQFETSQEAALEVANEDVVQSETSNEVALEDANEDVESGTPNALENANEDTVEALIDTNEEVVQPETSYEVPLGNTNEDAVQSKTSNEVAVDDATEDVVQAGTSESALVDANEDVVQSGTSNETATIDANKDVVVQSGTSYESMGEEERNKLISLFLKAVQIHLLKTMSQQPDSTTKASSIDS from the exons ATGGCTGCCACGGTTTCAACCGTTGGAGCTGTTAATAGAACAACG TTAAACAACAGTAACTATGGAGGTTTAGTTCCAAACTCTGCGTTTTTGGGCAGCAGGTTGAAGGCCAGTTCCAGATTCACCACCTCAAAAATGGTGATTGGAAACTTCAAGATTGTTGCCGAGCATGATGAGGAGAAGCAGACCGAGAAGGACAAATGGCGAGGCCTTGCTTTTGATACTTCTGATGACCAGCAAGACATTACCAGAGGGAAGGGATTGGCGGATCCTCTTTTCCAAGCTCCCATGGGGACAGGAACTCACAATGCTGTTATGAGTTCATATGAATACATTAGTGCTGGACTTCGAGA ATACAACTTCGACAATAGTGTGGATGGATTTTACATAGCTCCAGCTTTTATGGACAAACTTATGGTTCACATTGTTAAGAACTTCCTGAACCTTCCAAACATTAAG GTTCCTCTCATTCTGGGTATTTGGGGAGGTAAAGGTCAAGGAAAGTCTTTCCAGTGTGAACTTGTATTTGCCAAGATGGGAATCAA CCCTATTATGATGAGTGCTGGGGAATTAGAAAGTGGGAATGCAGGAGAGCCAGCAAAGTTGCTCAGGCAAAGATACAGAGAGGCGGCTGATATCATCAAGAAAGGGAAAATGTGTTGTCTTTTTATCAACGATCTTGATGCTGGAGCTGGAAGGCTTGGTGGGACTACCCAGTACACAGTGAATAACCAGATGGTAAATGCTACTCTTATGAACATTGCTGACAACCCAACCAATGTGCAGTTACCAGGCATGTATAACAAAGAAGAAAATCCCAGAGTTCCCATCATAGTAACTGGTAATGACTTCTCAACGTTATATGCGCCCCTCATTCGTGATGGTCGCATGGATAAGTTTTATTGGGCTCCGACTCGTGAAGATCGTATTGGTATTTGCACTGGAATCTTTAGGACTGATGATGTGCCTATCGAGGACATTGTCAAACTTGTTGACACCTTCCCAGGGCAGTCGATAG ACTTCTTTGGTGCTTTGAGAGCTCGAGTTTATGATGATGAAGTGAGAAAGTGGGCTGTAGGCGTTGGCGTTGAGAGCATTGGAAGAAATCTTGTTAACTCCAAGGAAGGTCCCCCAACTTTTGACCAACCAAAGATGACACTAGAAAAGCTTCTCGAATATGGCAACATGCTCATCATGGAACAGGAGAACGTGAAGAGAGTTAAATTGGCTGACAAGTATCTGAACGAAGCTGCTCTTGGAGATGCAAATGTGGATGTTGTTCAGTTTGAGACTTCTCAGG aAGCTGCCCTCGAAGTTGCAAATGAAGATGTTGTTCAGTCAGAGACTTCTAACG AAGTTGCTCTTGAAGATGCAAATGAGGATGTTGAGTCAGGAACTCCAAATG CTCTTGAAAATGCCAACGAAGATACTGTTGAGGCTCTTATAGATACAAATGAGGAAGTTGTTCAGCCAGAAACATCTTATG AAGTTCCTCTTGGAAATACAAATGAGGATGCTGTTCAGTCAAAAACTTCTAATG AAGTTGCTGTCGACGATGCAACTGAGGATGTTGTTCAGGCAGGAACTTCTG aATCGGCTCTTGTAGATGCAAATGAGGATGTCGTTCAGTCAGGAACATCTAATG aaACTGCTACTATAGATGCAAATAAGGATGTTGTTGTTCAATCAGGAACTTCTTATG aaTCTATGGGGGAAGAGGAACGCAACAAGTTAATATCACTGTTCCTGAAGGCTGTGCAGATTCATCTACTAAAAACTATGTCCCAACAGCCAGATTCAACAACAAAAGCTTCCAGCATTGACTCTTAG